In Magnetospirillum sp. XM-1, a single window of DNA contains:
- the draG gene encoding ADP-ribosyl-[dinitrogen reductase] hydrolase, protein MRLPFLDRSPSSGPSLEERALGAYLGFAVGDALGATVEFLTKGEIREKYGLHRKMIGGGWLHLAPGQVTDDTEMSLCLGRSLIARQELDLKNVCEEFAAWLKTGPVDVGNTCRRGIRRFMTHGTLDGGYCEGDAGNGAAMRNLPIALATLHRPDLLEGWTLAQSHITHNHPLSDDATLALGRMTQALVTGQGMKAARDEANALVEKHKCFKFETFRGQSTAYIVDTMQTVLHFYFLTDSFRNCLIEVVNQGGDADTTGAIAGMLAGATYGVREIPSAWAGKLDKGVADEIRAQVPALLAVADRLKNKA, encoded by the coding sequence ATGCGATTGCCATTCCTCGACCGATCACCGTCGTCCGGCCCAAGCCTGGAGGAGCGCGCGCTCGGCGCCTATCTGGGCTTCGCCGTCGGCGACGCCCTGGGGGCCACCGTCGAGTTCCTGACCAAGGGGGAAATCCGCGAGAAGTACGGCCTGCACCGCAAGATGATCGGCGGGGGCTGGCTGCACCTGGCGCCGGGCCAGGTCACCGACGACACCGAGATGAGCCTGTGTCTGGGCCGCTCGCTGATCGCCAGGCAGGAACTGGACCTCAAGAACGTATGCGAGGAATTCGCCGCCTGGCTGAAGACCGGGCCGGTGGACGTGGGCAACACCTGCCGGCGCGGCATCCGCCGTTTCATGACCCATGGCACGCTCGATGGCGGCTATTGCGAGGGCGATGCCGGCAACGGCGCGGCCATGCGCAATCTGCCCATCGCCCTGGCCACCCTGCATCGTCCCGACCTGCTGGAAGGGTGGACCCTGGCCCAGAGCCATATCACCCACAACCACCCTCTGTCCGACGACGCCACCCTGGCGCTGGGGCGCATGACCCAGGCGCTGGTGACGGGCCAGGGCATGAAGGCGGCGCGCGACGAGGCCAACGCCCTGGTCGAGAAGCACAAATGCTTCAAGTTCGAGACCTTCCGCGGCCAGTCCACCGCCTACATCGTCGATACCATGCAGACGGTGCTGCACTTCTATTTCCTGACCGATTCCTTCCGCAACTGCCTGATCGAGGTGGTCAACCAGGGCGGCGACGCCGACACCACGGGGGCCATCGCCGGCATGCTGGCGGGGGCCACCTATGGCGTGCGGGAGATACCGTCGGCCTGGGCGGGCAAGCTGGACAAGGGCGTCGCCGACGAGATCCGCGCCCAGGTTCCGGCCCTGCTGGCCGTGGCGGACAGGCTCAAGAACAAGGCATAA
- a CDS encoding NAD(+)--dinitrogen-reductase ADP-D-ribosyltransferase, whose protein sequence is MNDARAHSIGHSTNLMGLSTSLLGSAAFNEDPRELHISGVREMNGQLFEMLGQSDGLMDAGDAFYKYMMAMFGIDPEQQEELKGSRRRYRSSFLRLLKGWGYDSNGPEGAVLKGWVESRFGLFPTFHKEMITRFSTQGWASYVDEKMSSRFHNNSIYCQLDMLYEFCQWALARFAAPGERHLTLYRGVNSFDEHQVVERLDRKNVVMRLNNLASFSSDRTVADCFGDTILTARVPAVKILFFNTLLPVHPLKGEGEYLVIGGDYQVAAAYF, encoded by the coding sequence ATGAACGACGCGCGGGCGCATTCCATCGGCCACAGCACCAACCTGATGGGCCTGTCCACCAGCCTGCTGGGGTCGGCGGCCTTCAACGAGGATCCGCGCGAGCTGCACATTTCCGGCGTGCGCGAGATGAACGGCCAGCTGTTCGAGATGCTGGGGCAGTCGGACGGCCTGATGGATGCCGGCGACGCCTTCTACAAGTACATGATGGCCATGTTCGGCATTGATCCCGAGCAGCAGGAGGAACTGAAGGGCTCGCGGCGGCGCTACCGTTCCAGCTTCCTGCGCCTCCTGAAGGGATGGGGCTACGATTCCAACGGACCGGAAGGCGCCGTGCTGAAGGGATGGGTGGAAAGCCGCTTCGGGCTGTTCCCCACCTTTCATAAGGAGATGATTACCCGCTTCTCGACCCAGGGCTGGGCGAGCTATGTGGACGAGAAGATGTCGAGCCGCTTCCACAACAACTCCATCTATTGCCAGCTCGACATGCTCTACGAGTTCTGCCAGTGGGCGCTGGCCCGCTTCGCCGCGCCGGGCGAACGGCATCTCACCTTGTACCGGGGCGTCAATTCCTTTGACGAGCATCAGGTGGTCGAGCGCCTGGACCGCAAGAATGTGGTGATGCGCCTCAACAACCTTGCGTCGTTCTCGTCGGACCGCACGGTCGCCGATTGCTTCGGCGACACCATCCTCACCGCCCGGGTGCCGGCGGTGAAGATTCTGTTCTTCAACACCCTGCTGCCCGTCCATCCCCTGAAGGGCGAGGGCGAGTATCTGGTGATCGGTGGCGATTACCAGGTCGCCGCGGCCTATTTCTGA
- the nifH gene encoding nitrogenase iron protein, translating to MPMVRQIAFYGKGGIGKSTTSQNTLAALVEMGQKILIVGCDPKADSTRLILNTKLQDTVLHLAAKAGSVEDLELEDVMKIGYKGIKCTESGGPEPGVGCAGRGVITAINFLEENGAYDDVDYVSYDVLGDVVCGGFAMPIRENKAQEIYIVMSGEMMALFAANNIAKGILKYAGSGGVRLGGLICNERQTDRELELAEALAKKLNTQMIHFVPRDNGVQHAELRRQTVIQYAPDSKQAGEYRALAQKIHANGGKGTIPTPITMEELEDMLLEFGIMKSDEQALAELEAKEKSLCSAG from the coding sequence ATTCCCATGGTTCGTCAGATCGCTTTCTACGGCAAGGGCGGTATCGGCAAGTCCACCACCTCGCAGAACACCCTGGCCGCTCTCGTCGAGATGGGTCAGAAGATCCTCATCGTCGGCTGCGACCCCAAGGCCGACTCCACCCGCCTGATCCTCAACACCAAGCTGCAGGACACCGTGCTGCATCTGGCCGCCAAGGCCGGCTCGGTGGAAGACCTCGAGCTCGAGGATGTGATGAAGATCGGCTACAAGGGCATCAAGTGCACCGAGTCGGGCGGGCCCGAGCCGGGCGTCGGCTGCGCCGGCCGCGGCGTCATCACCGCCATCAACTTCCTGGAAGAGAACGGCGCCTATGACGACGTGGACTACGTGTCCTACGACGTGCTGGGCGACGTGGTGTGCGGCGGCTTCGCCATGCCCATCCGCGAGAACAAGGCCCAGGAAATCTACATCGTCATGTCCGGCGAGATGATGGCCCTGTTCGCCGCCAACAACATCGCCAAGGGCATCCTGAAATACGCCGGTTCGGGCGGCGTCCGCCTGGGCGGCCTGATCTGCAACGAGCGTCAGACCGACCGCGAGCTGGAGCTGGCCGAGGCCCTGGCCAAGAAGCTCAACACCCAGATGATCCACTTCGTGCCGCGCGACAACGGCGTGCAGCACGCCGAGCTGCGTCGCCAGACCGTCATCCAGTACGCGCCCGATTCCAAGCAGGCCGGTGAGTATCGCGCCCTGGCCCAGAAGATCCATGCCAACGGCGGTAAGGGCACCATCCCGACCCCGATCACCATGGAAGAGCTGGAAGACATGCTGCTCGAGTTCGGCATCATGAAGTCCGACGAGCAGGCCCTGGCCGAGCTCGAGGCCAAGGAAAAGTCGCTCTGCAGCGCGGGCTGA
- the nifD gene encoding nitrogenase molybdenum-iron protein alpha chain, whose product MSLDYTNDTAAAEALIKEVLEAYPEKAAKRRSKHLAVAKPAEEEGATNCGVKSNIKSIPGVMTIRGCAYAGSKGVVWGPIKDMVHISHGPVGCGQYSWSQRRNYFNGTVGVDSFVTMQVTSDFQERDIVFGGDKNLDAMIDELDTMFPLAKGISIQSECPIGLIGDDIEAVAKKKHKETGKTIVPVRCEGFRGVSQSLGHHIANDAIRDWVFDKPAPEEAFVPGPYDVNLIADYNIGGDAWPSRKLLEEMGLRVIGMWSGDATLSEMARAPKAKLNLIHCYRSMNYICRHMEEKYGIKWVEYNFFGPSQIATSLRKIAAQFDETIQKKAEEVIAKYQPLVDGVLAKYKARLEGKTVMLYVGGLRPRHVANAYEDLGMKIVGTGYEFAHNDDYQRTGHYVKEGTLIYDDVTGYELEKFIEQIRPDLVGSGIKEKYATQKMGVPFRQMHSWDYSGPYHGYDGFAIFARDMDMAINSPVWSKFKAPWKAA is encoded by the coding sequence ATGAGCCTCGATTACACCAACGATACCGCCGCCGCCGAGGCGCTGATCAAGGAAGTCCTTGAAGCGTATCCGGAGAAGGCCGCCAAGCGCCGTTCCAAGCACCTCGCCGTCGCCAAGCCGGCCGAGGAGGAAGGCGCCACCAATTGCGGCGTCAAGTCGAACATCAAGTCCATCCCCGGCGTGATGACCATCCGCGGTTGCGCCTATGCCGGCTCCAAGGGCGTGGTGTGGGGTCCCATCAAGGACATGGTCCACATCTCCCACGGCCCCGTCGGCTGCGGCCAGTATTCCTGGTCCCAGCGCCGCAACTACTTCAACGGCACCGTCGGCGTCGACTCCTTCGTCACCATGCAGGTGACGTCCGACTTCCAGGAACGCGACATCGTGTTCGGCGGCGACAAGAACCTGGACGCCATGATCGACGAGCTGGACACCATGTTCCCGCTCGCCAAGGGCATCTCCATCCAGTCCGAATGTCCGATCGGCCTGATCGGCGACGACATCGAGGCCGTCGCCAAGAAGAAGCACAAGGAAACCGGCAAGACCATCGTTCCGGTGCGCTGCGAAGGCTTCCGTGGCGTGTCCCAGTCGCTGGGCCACCACATCGCCAACGACGCCATCCGCGACTGGGTGTTCGACAAGCCCGCGCCCGAAGAAGCCTTCGTTCCCGGCCCCTACGACGTCAACCTGATCGCCGACTACAACATCGGCGGCGACGCCTGGCCGTCGCGCAAGCTGCTGGAAGAGATGGGCCTGCGGGTCATCGGCATGTGGTCCGGCGACGCCACCCTGTCCGAGATGGCGCGTGCGCCGAAGGCCAAGCTGAACCTCATCCACTGCTACCGGTCGATGAACTACATCTGCCGCCACATGGAAGAGAAGTACGGCATCAAGTGGGTGGAATATAACTTCTTCGGCCCGAGCCAGATCGCCACCAGCTTGCGCAAGATCGCCGCTCAGTTCGACGAGACCATCCAGAAGAAGGCCGAGGAGGTCATCGCCAAGTACCAGCCGCTGGTCGACGGCGTCCTGGCCAAGTACAAGGCCCGCCTGGAAGGCAAGACCGTGATGCTGTACGTGGGCGGCCTGCGTCCCCGTCACGTCGCCAACGCCTACGAGGACCTGGGCATGAAGATCGTCGGCACCGGCTACGAGTTCGCCCACAACGACGATTACCAGCGCACCGGCCATTACGTGAAGGAAGGCACGCTGATCTACGACGACGTCACCGGCTACGAGCTGGAGAAGTTCATCGAGCAGATCCGTCCCGACCTGGTCGGCTCGGGCATCAAGGAGAAGTACGCCACCCAGAAGATGGGCGTGCCCTTCCGCCAGATGCACTCGTGGGACTACTCGGGCCCCTATCACGGCTATGACGGCTTCGCCATCTTCGCCCGTGACATGGACATGGCCATCAACAGCCCGGTCTGGAGCAAGTTCAAGGCCCCCTGGAAGGCCGCCTGA
- the nifK gene encoding nitrogenase molybdenum-iron protein subunit beta, with product MPQSAEKTKDHVTLFSEPEYTTMFAEKKAQFECRPTDDAVAAQAEYTKSWEYREKNFAREKAVINPAKACQPLGAVFAAQGFEETMPYVHGSQGCVAYFRSHLARHFKEAVPCVSDSMTEDAAVFGGLTNIVDGLQNSYTLYKPKMIAVSTTCMAEVIGDDLSAFIATAKEKESVPADFAVPFAHTPSFVGSHTTGYDNMIKGVLNYFWDREKGELARGAVTEKINIIPGFDGYAVANNRELKRYMDTMGVEYTFISDVSDIYDTPSDGTYRMYDGGTKLDDVRTAIDAKATIGLQHDCSVKSLEYIGTKGQPTATFRYPMGVGGTDALLMKISELSGKPIPESIEKERGRLVDAIADSQAYLHGKKVALFGDPDFVYGMAAFLLEMGCEPLHCLSTNGGKEWTAAMEALLASSPFGAGCKVYAGKDLWHMRSLLFTEPTDLLIGSSYGKYLEKDTGIPLIRLTFPIFDRHHHHRFPTLGYQGALRVLVEILDRIFEVTDASSDISFDLTR from the coding sequence ATGCCTCAGAGCGCCGAAAAGACCAAGGACCACGTCACGCTGTTCAGCGAGCCCGAATACACGACCATGTTCGCGGAAAAGAAGGCCCAGTTCGAGTGCCGCCCCACGGACGACGCCGTCGCCGCCCAGGCCGAGTACACCAAGAGCTGGGAATACCGGGAAAAGAACTTCGCCCGTGAAAAGGCCGTCATCAACCCGGCCAAGGCCTGCCAGCCGCTGGGCGCGGTGTTCGCCGCCCAGGGCTTCGAGGAGACCATGCCCTACGTGCACGGCTCCCAGGGCTGCGTCGCCTATTTCCGCTCGCACCTCGCCCGCCACTTCAAGGAGGCGGTGCCCTGCGTCTCCGACTCCATGACCGAGGACGCGGCGGTGTTCGGCGGCCTGACCAACATCGTCGACGGCCTGCAGAACTCCTACACCCTCTACAAGCCCAAGATGATCGCCGTCTCCACCACCTGCATGGCGGAAGTCATCGGCGACGATCTGTCGGCCTTCATCGCCACCGCCAAGGAGAAGGAATCGGTCCCGGCCGACTTCGCCGTCCCCTTCGCCCACACCCCCTCCTTCGTCGGCAGCCACACCACCGGCTACGACAACATGATCAAGGGCGTGCTGAACTACTTCTGGGACCGCGAGAAGGGCGAGCTGGCCCGCGGCGCGGTCACCGAGAAGATCAACATCATCCCGGGCTTCGACGGCTACGCCGTCGCCAACAACCGCGAGCTGAAGCGCTACATGGACACCATGGGCGTCGAGTACACCTTCATCTCCGACGTGTCGGACATCTACGACACGCCTTCCGACGGCACCTACCGCATGTATGACGGCGGCACCAAGCTGGACGACGTGCGCACCGCCATCGACGCCAAGGCGACCATCGGCCTGCAGCACGACTGCTCGGTCAAGTCGCTGGAATACATCGGGACCAAGGGCCAGCCCACCGCGACCTTCCGCTATCCCATGGGCGTGGGCGGCACCGATGCCCTGCTGATGAAGATCTCGGAACTGTCGGGCAAGCCCATCCCCGAGAGCATCGAGAAGGAGCGCGGCCGTCTGGTCGACGCCATCGCCGACAGCCAGGCCTACCTGCACGGCAAGAAGGTGGCGCTGTTCGGCGACCCCGACTTCGTCTACGGCATGGCCGCCTTCCTGCTGGAAATGGGCTGCGAGCCGCTCCACTGCCTGTCCACCAACGGCGGCAAGGAATGGACGGCGGCCATGGAAGCCCTGCTGGCCTCGTCGCCCTTCGGCGCCGGCTGCAAGGTCTACGCCGGCAAGGACCTCTGGCACATGCGCTCGCTGCTGTTCACCGAGCCCACCGACCTGCTGATCGGCAGCTCCTACGGCAAGTACCTGGAGAAGGACACCGGCATCCCGCTGATCCGCCTGACCTTCCCCATCTTCGACCGTCACCACCACCACCGCTTCCCCACCCTGGGTTACCAGGGCGCGCTGCGGGTCCTGGTGGAGATCCTGGACCGTATCTTCGAGGTCACCGACGCCTCGAGCGATATCTCCTTCGACCTCACGCGCTGA
- the nifE gene encoding nitrogenase iron-molybdenum cofactor biosynthesis protein NifE: protein MLKAKIAELMNEPGCAKNQAKSEGERKKGCGKSLVPGAAAGGCAFDGAKIALQPITDVVHLVHGPIACEGNSWDGRNSWSTGGDLYRRGFTTDLTNLDIIAGGEKKLYKAIKQAIARHKPPAVFVYQTCVGSLIGDDVDAVCRAATQRLGTPVIPINSPGFVGSKNLGNRLGGDALFEHVIGTVEPDDAGPCDINILGEYNVSGELDQFRPLLAKLGIRLRASITGDARYREVAAAHTARANMVLCSQALVTLARKMKEKWGIPYFEGSFYGISDTSDALRNIARMLVERGADPTLTARTEALIAEEEAKAWARLEPYKARLSGRKVLLYTGGVKSWSVIQALQEVGMEVVGSSVRKATEADKHKALERLGGDEDKLADSITPRDMYAMFKEGRADMMLSGGRSQFVALKARTPWIDINQERHHGYAAYDGMVALVREIDLSINSPIWAQVRAPAPWEA, encoded by the coding sequence ATGCTGAAGGCCAAGATCGCCGAACTGATGAACGAGCCGGGTTGCGCCAAGAACCAGGCCAAGTCCGAGGGTGAGCGCAAGAAGGGCTGCGGCAAGTCGCTGGTGCCTGGCGCGGCGGCCGGCGGCTGCGCCTTCGATGGCGCCAAGATCGCGCTGCAGCCCATCACCGACGTGGTCCATCTGGTCCACGGCCCCATCGCCTGCGAGGGCAATTCCTGGGACGGCCGCAATTCGTGGAGCACCGGCGGTGACCTCTACCGCCGGGGCTTCACCACCGATCTCACCAACCTGGACATCATCGCCGGCGGCGAGAAGAAGCTCTACAAGGCCATCAAACAGGCCATCGCGCGGCACAAGCCGCCCGCCGTGTTCGTCTATCAGACCTGCGTCGGCTCGCTGATCGGCGACGACGTGGACGCCGTCTGCCGCGCCGCCACCCAGCGCCTTGGCACCCCGGTCATCCCCATCAACTCGCCGGGCTTCGTCGGCTCGAAGAACTTAGGGAATCGCTTAGGGGGAGACGCCCTGTTCGAGCACGTCATCGGCACGGTAGAGCCCGACGATGCCGGCCCCTGCGACATCAACATCCTGGGCGAATACAACGTGTCGGGCGAGCTGGACCAGTTCCGCCCGCTGCTGGCGAAGCTCGGCATCCGGCTGCGCGCCTCCATCACCGGCGACGCCCGCTACCGCGAGGTGGCGGCGGCCCATACGGCCAGGGCCAACATGGTGCTGTGCTCCCAGGCCCTGGTGACCCTGGCCCGCAAGATGAAGGAGAAGTGGGGCATTCCCTATTTCGAGGGCTCGTTCTACGGCATCTCCGACACCTCGGACGCCCTTCGCAACATCGCCCGCATGCTGGTCGAGCGCGGCGCCGATCCGACGCTCACCGCCCGCACCGAGGCGTTGATCGCCGAGGAGGAGGCCAAGGCCTGGGCCCGGCTCGAGCCCTACAAGGCGCGTCTTTCGGGGCGCAAGGTGCTGCTCTACACCGGCGGCGTCAAAAGCTGGTCGGTGATCCAGGCCCTGCAGGAAGTGGGCATGGAGGTGGTGGGCTCCTCCGTCCGCAAGGCCACCGAGGCCGACAAGCACAAGGCGCTGGAGCGCCTGGGCGGCGACGAGGACAAGCTGGCCGATTCCATCACGCCCCGGGACATGTACGCCATGTTCAAGGAGGGGCGGGCCGACATGATGCTGTCGGGCGGACGCTCGCAGTTCGTGGCGCTCAAAGCCCGCACGCCCTGGATCGACATCAACCAGGAACGCCACCACGGCTACGCCGCCTATGACGGCATGGTCGCCCTGGTGCGCGAGATCGACCTGTCCATCAACAGCCCCATCTGGGCGCAGGTGCGCGCCCCCGCCCCCTGGGAGGCCTAA
- the nifN gene encoding nitrogenase iron-molybdenum cofactor biosynthesis protein NifN, with amino-acid sequence MALIIDHNKALSTSPLKVSAPLGAALAFMGMKGCLPMFHGSQGCTAFALVMMVRHFREAIPLQTTAMNEISTILGGMDQVEEGLLNIAKRAKPEIIGLISTSLTETRGEDMAGDVKVIRARNKELSDIAVVDVSAPDFSGSLETGWGKAVTAIIKSLARPAGNHARLDRVNLLPGAHLTPGDVEALKDIIADFGLEAMVLPDLSDSLDGHVPDAYTPTTLGGTPIAGVREMGRARLTIAIGEHMRIAAKTAESITGVPSIVLDRVTGLDAVDRLMVCLSTVAGVPVPARQRRARSQLVDAMLDGHFYFGGRSIAIAAEPALLWSMGKLATDMGATIAAAVTTQPVPMLAELAAERVIVGDFEDLEDQILEAGGADLIIANSNGRQVAAHHGIALFRAGFPVFDRLGAAHLTSAGYRGTRDLITQLGNILMERPGHAHPPSEHAHGHQSAAAG; translated from the coding sequence ATGGCCCTGATCATCGACCACAACAAGGCCCTGTCCACCAGCCCCCTCAAGGTCAGCGCCCCCTTGGGCGCCGCCCTGGCCTTCATGGGCATGAAGGGCTGCCTGCCCATGTTCCACGGCTCCCAGGGCTGCACCGCCTTCGCCCTGGTGATGATGGTGCGCCACTTCCGCGAGGCCATTCCGCTGCAGACCACCGCCATGAACGAGATCAGCACCATCCTGGGCGGCATGGACCAGGTGGAGGAAGGCCTGTTGAACATCGCCAAGCGCGCCAAGCCGGAAATCATCGGCCTGATCTCCACCTCGCTCACCGAGACAAGGGGTGAGGACATGGCCGGCGACGTCAAGGTGATCCGGGCGCGCAACAAGGAGCTGTCCGACATCGCCGTGGTGGACGTCTCGGCCCCCGATTTCTCCGGCTCGCTGGAGACCGGCTGGGGCAAGGCGGTGACCGCCATCATCAAGTCGCTGGCGCGGCCTGCCGGCAACCACGCCAGGCTGGACCGCGTCAACCTGCTGCCCGGCGCCCATCTCACCCCCGGCGATGTCGAGGCACTGAAGGACATCATCGCCGATTTCGGGCTGGAGGCCATGGTGCTGCCCGATCTGTCGGACTCGCTGGACGGCCACGTGCCGGATGCCTACACCCCCACCACGCTGGGCGGCACCCCCATCGCCGGGGTGCGCGAGATGGGCCGGGCGCGGCTCACCATCGCCATCGGCGAGCACATGCGCATCGCCGCCAAGACCGCCGAATCCATTACCGGCGTGCCCTCCATCGTACTCGACCGGGTCACCGGCCTGGACGCCGTGGACCGGCTGATGGTCTGCCTGTCCACGGTGGCGGGCGTCCCCGTTCCCGCCCGCCAACGCCGCGCCCGCTCGCAGCTGGTCGATGCCATGCTGGACGGCCATTTCTATTTCGGCGGCCGCTCCATCGCCATCGCAGCCGAGCCCGCGCTGCTGTGGAGCATGGGCAAGCTGGCCACCGACATGGGCGCCACCATAGCCGCCGCCGTCACCACCCAGCCCGTTCCCATGCTGGCCGAACTGGCGGCCGAGCGGGTGATCGTCGGCGATTTCGAGGATCTGGAGGACCAGATCCTCGAAGCTGGCGGCGCCGACCTGATCATCGCCAATTCCAACGGCCGCCAGGTGGCGGCCCATCACGGCATTGCGCTGTTCCGCGCCGGCTTTCCGGTATTCGACCGCTTAGGAGCCGCCCACCTGACCAGCGCGGGCTACCGGGGCACGCGGGACCTGATCACCCAACTGGGCAACATCTTGATGGAGCGCCCCGGACACGCCCACCCGCCGTCGGAGCACGCCCATGGCCACCAGAGTGCTGCGGCTGGTTGA
- the nifX gene encoding nitrogen fixation protein NifX has product MRIAVATQDRQRVDAHFASAKTFMFYDIGPEGHTFLEAVQFDNVSAEDGNHKEDGEDRLAAKISALEGASLLFCRAIGGPAAARVVRARVHPIKLPADEAISDVIDRVRTMLKGNPPPWLRKAMRDGEAGDERFVDDDD; this is encoded by the coding sequence ATGAGAATCGCCGTCGCCACCCAGGACCGCCAGCGCGTGGACGCCCATTTCGCCAGCGCCAAGACCTTCATGTTCTACGACATCGGCCCCGAGGGGCACACCTTCCTGGAAGCCGTGCAGTTCGACAACGTCTCGGCCGAGGACGGCAACCACAAGGAAGACGGCGAGGACCGCCTGGCCGCCAAGATCAGCGCGCTGGAAGGCGCGTCGCTGCTGTTCTGCCGCGCCATCGGCGGCCCGGCGGCGGCCCGCGTGGTCCGCGCCCGCGTCCACCCCATCAAGCTGCCGGCCGACGAAGCCATCTCCGACGTCATCGACCGGGTGCGCACCATGCTGAAGGGCAATCCGCCCCCCTGGCTGCGCAAGGCCATGCGCGACGGCGAGGCCGGCGACGAACGCTTCGTCGACGATGACGATTGA
- a CDS encoding NifX-associated nitrogen fixation protein: MTATTTQDPFIKTLLMFIRAHDQSGAWEAEPDEAVLAPYILSKEQRREIPLFGDPDPDILWRVEQYFNAIAMAIETQSGHAVAPIMKIHHEGWGRVILTAGKLVAVNSYMRELHRFGFDSAEEMSAKAAKIIAEGVATIARFPDVAAA; encoded by the coding sequence ATGACCGCCACCACCACCCAGGACCCGTTCATCAAGACCCTGCTGATGTTCATCCGCGCCCACGACCAGTCGGGGGCCTGGGAAGCCGAGCCGGACGAGGCCGTGCTGGCCCCCTATATCCTGTCCAAGGAGCAGCGCCGCGAAATCCCTCTGTTCGGCGATCCCGACCCGGACATCCTGTGGCGGGTGGAGCAGTACTTCAACGCCATCGCCATGGCCATCGAGACCCAGTCGGGCCACGCCGTCGCCCCCATCATGAAGATCCATCACGAAGGCTGGGGCCGGGTGATCCTCACCGCCGGCAAGCTGGTGGCGGTCAATTCGTATATGCGCGAGCTGCACCGCTTCGGCTTCGACTCGGCCGAGGAGATGAGCGCAAAAGCCGCCAAGATCATCGCCGAGGGCGTCGCCACCATCGCCAGGTTCCCCGACGTCGCCGCCGCCTAA
- the fdxB gene encoding ferredoxin III, nif-specific, protein MSLRTFSTRDGSPWVPKYLTAISDELCIGCGRCFKVCTQAVMKLMGINEDDEMCDPFDDSEEIVRKVMTMDKGGSCIGCGSCNAVCGTNAQTHEAVPA, encoded by the coding sequence ATGTCGCTTCGCACCTTTTCCACCCGCGACGGATCGCCCTGGGTCCCGAAATACCTCACCGCCATCTCCGACGAGCTGTGCATCGGCTGCGGCCGCTGCTTCAAGGTCTGCACCCAGGCGGTCATGAAGCTGATGGGCATCAACGAGGACGACGAGATGTGCGACCCCTTCGACGATTCGGAAGAGATCGTGCGCAAGGTTATGACCATGGACAAGGGCGGCAGCTGCATCGGCTGCGGCTCGTGCAACGCGGTATGCGGCACCAACGCCCAGACCCACGAGGCGGTGCCGGCCTGA
- a CDS encoding nitrogen fixation protein NifQ: MAKETYSRLMSGRGSGDPFDRHLFACAIAMVLSSPGESLTTGLGLSEESLAALVGRHFPQAPGLLSGLSLSGHGDEALTIEEPDLRALLLEHRTRGLIEEEWLAHIVARRSLGANHLWQDLGLTSRADLSGLMRRHFLGLAELNSRDMKWKKFFYRELCQREGVMICKSPNCEVCTDYAHCFGAEDGVALLVAKPTLSDSVPATIV; the protein is encoded by the coding sequence ATGGCCAAGGAAACCTATTCCCGCCTGATGTCCGGCCGGGGAAGCGGCGATCCTTTCGACCGCCATCTATTCGCCTGCGCCATCGCCATGGTCCTGTCCAGCCCGGGCGAGAGCCTGACCACCGGGCTTGGGCTTTCCGAGGAAAGCCTGGCCGCCCTGGTGGGACGGCACTTCCCCCAGGCGCCGGGCCTGCTGTCCGGCCTGTCGCTGTCGGGCCACGGCGACGAGGCCCTGACCATCGAGGAGCCGGACCTGCGCGCCCTGCTGCTGGAGCACCGGACCCGCGGCCTGATCGAGGAGGAATGGCTGGCCCATATCGTGGCGCGACGCTCTCTGGGGGCCAACCACCTGTGGCAGGATCTGGGCCTGACCAGCCGCGCCGATCTGTCGGGGCTGATGCGCCGTCACTTCCTCGGTCTGGCCGAGCTGAACAGCCGCGACATGAAGTGGAAGAAGTTCTTCTACCGCGAACTGTGCCAGCGCGAAGGCGTCATGATCTGCAAATCGCCCAATTGCGAGGTCTGCACCGACTACGCCCATTGCTTCGGGGCCGAGGACGGCGTGGCGCTGCTTGTCGCAAAGCCGACATTGTCGGATTCCGTCCCGGCAACTATCGTTTAG